A segment of the Saccopteryx leptura isolate mSacLep1 chromosome 11, mSacLep1_pri_phased_curated, whole genome shotgun sequence genome:
CTTGTACGAGGTACTTCCCTTTTCTGTGGTCCCGTCTGTGTCCCTGTTGAAGCCCTGCACCCTGACACTGTAGTGTCACCCAGGAGGAAGGATCCACCCTCACACTTTTGGGCAAGCTCTGTGCTCAGGGTGTCGACCACAAGGTAATCCCATAACAAGGTCAATTACTGAtaagcaataatttttaaaatagtatatacaCTTTTGGAAGGAACATACAGATGGCTCTCTGAGGAACCGATAAGCCTCCTTGAGGCTTCCTTGGTTCTCAGACTGTCAGGAGGTGGGGGAAAAGCCTTGAGACGCTCCCGAAACCAACATTCTTCTTGCCTCGCTCCAAAGCAGGTGGCCGTCTCTGTAAGGGGGGCTCTGGGGTGCCGAACTTCAAGACTGTTGACCCCTCAATTTCTTCCTTCAGTCTGAAAATTCAAGACTGTTATCTTGTGAGGTTCCCAAGGCCCTGATTGGAATCACACATACGCAAAGGTACTGTCATCCATCAGAGAGTCACATTGCGTGTGTCTGGGTGACTTCTCAAATAAGGAAGTTGGGCTTTAAACCCGAGCTCCACGGCGGGTTTTTAAAGGCAATGACTGAGGATCAGGGGTTAGGGGTCAGAGGTGAAGCGGAGTGGTTAGTTCTTGTGTGAACCTCAGGGGAGTTACCTTAGTCTGGTTAGTTTAGTTCCTGACCTCATCTTGTTCTCACTGTGGTTGGGTGTTCTAACCAGGTGGAGGAACCAAGATTCCACAAAACACCTCATGATTATATGTCAGTGACATGATCTTTAAAGcaaaaggcagagaaaatgaCCATTATTATTgtttgtaattaaaatatttaatgcttttaatattatataataaataatatgcaatacagatcaatggaaaataATACCTCATAgacaaagaaaatacagaaaaaaattgccaaaatgaaaaaaattatctgcAAAACAGGTGATAAATATAAGGTTACTTTTTCTCTGTATAAGAAACACAGTGGGATGAGCGAGAAAGACAGACTGCCCAACGAGTCAGTGAACAATAGGTGTGAGTGGGAATTCTCAGAAGTGCGTATTCGAGTGGCCAATAAACCTAACGAAAGGAAGGGACAATGTGAAATGATTTTATACTCCATAGACTGGCAGAAATTAATGAGACCACACCTTGAAGGCTGGAGGGAGAGGAGACAGCTATTTTCAGGATAGGTCAGCACCAACCAACTGAAATTTAATGTGTACTCTAATCTAGCAATTTTATTGCTGGAACTCTTGTCTATTGGACCATGGTCAGCAGTGGTCAACGGAAGTGTCACTACTACTTATCAAGGgatgaaaacattatgctactCTGGGTGCAGGACACGTTTTAAAAGGCGATTTAACttgaaaggattttctcaagGTTTTGTGAAAAGAGAAAGCAACATCCAGAAAAGTGCATGTAATATCACCATTTTGTAactgaaaacacaaaacaaaactattgtGCAGCGGGTAGGTCTATGTTCCAGGGCAAATTCAGAGCAGAGCGTGAACATACAGTTTGGGGAAAGGGGACTTGGGTTGTGAAATGCCTGTATGCCAGCtcttagagaatggagggagggagctgtggaaaacaatggaaaaaaaaatagagcaattgACTTATTAAACAATTTGTATGTGCTATATAAAAAGTCTTACAACTGAGCTGCATTGTGAGTAAAACCTGGCTCATCATGTACTGCTTTTTCTTGGATGTGAAAAAAGACACTATTACACCGTGAATCCCAGAATTAAACTTTCTAAAACTTGAAGGCACAATTCTGCACGTGTCCCCAAACTAATGTGATGCAGTGTGGGCCAGCAGGATAAAAAACGCCAAATTCAGTGAAATACGATCTAGCGAGGCAGAGAGTGGGAATTTCAAATATTATCCAATCAGGGCAGTTGtttctagaaacagaaaaaccggGTAAGGGCTTTTGGGCTTTGGTTCTAAAAGCTCCATTGCAGCCCAGCTTCTTTGTCCTGACCACGGCTGGCAACTAGGGGACAACCAGCAAGTCCCATCAGGGGCCAAGCAAGCCAGGAGCGCCCTGCAGTCAGAGGTGCGCATGGGGGCCACCTGCTGGACAGAAACTGTCCACACTAATGACGCACCGCCACTCTGAGGGGACAGCTCTTCCGCTCCATCTGCAGAAGTCAATGTTGAGCCATGGATTTCACTGACCACCCTCAAGGCATTTCCCAATTTCAGGAAAGAGGGCTTCAACAATAGTGTCCCGGATTTTATCTCCGAGACCACCAGGGAAGTCCTGCATAGACAAGGGAACCCTTCCAACCTGGACCAGGGGTTCGATCGCCCCTAAGTGGTTTGGGGTGTGGGACTTCCAGGatacatatatctataaaaaCCTCAAGGCAAACAAACAGGACGTGGTGTCCCCCAAACCTGGCTGCCCTTGAAATCACCCAGGAGACCAAAAACATTTCTATTAACTTGGGACTGATGCCCagtgataattttactttttatctggGATTCTAGGGCTGAGAAGATCGCCTTAAAAGTACTCTGTGTATATGAGGGAGCTGAAAATTTACAACGAGCCAGAGGCCTGCGTACTCAGAAGCTCTTTCGGAAAAACACGTTGGTGGCTCTTAAAAGAGCCGTTGGGTTATTGGAGCCAAGTTCCAAACGGAGTCTTCTACTTCTTCTTGGGTGCTGCTTTCTTGGGCTTGGCAGCCGTCTTGGGCTTGGTCACCTTCCCCTTAGCGGCTTTGGGTTTCACCGCTTTGGCCGGGCTCTTGACTACTTTTTTGGGCTTCACAGCCTTAGGCTTCTTGGGGCTCTTGGAGGGCTTCTTGGTTACCGCAGGCTTCTTGACCTTCTTTGGAGTCTTGACAGCTTTCTTCGCAGCAGCGCCAGTAACCTTCTTGGATTTCTTAGAAGCGCCCGTCGCCTTGGGTTTGGCCGCCACCTTCGTGGTGCTAGGCTTGGTGGGCTCCCCGGAGGAGGAGGCCTTCTTGTTCAGCTTGAAGGAGCCCGAGGCGCCGGTGCCCTTGGTCTGCACCAGGGTGCCCTTGCTCACCAGGCTCTTGAGGCCCAGCTTGATGCGGCTGTTGTTCTTGTCCACGTCGTAGCCCGCGGCCGCCAGCGCCTTCTTGAGCGCAGCCAGCGAGACGCCGCTGCGCTCTTTGGAGGCGCCCACGGCTTTGGTGATGAGCTCGGACACGGGAGGGCCCGCAGGCTTCTTCCTGGCGGTTGCGGCCGCCGCCTTAGCGGGTTTTTTCGCTGCTTTCTTGCTGGCTGACGGCTTCTCGAGAGCCGTGGAGGCAGCGGGAGCCGGTGGCACGGTCTCAGACATGGCGAGATGGAGAAAAAACCAGAGAAGCGATAG
Coding sequences within it:
- the H1-1 gene encoding histone H1.1, with translation MSETVPPAPAASTALEKPSASKKAAKKPAKAAAATARKKPAGPPVSELITKAVGASKERSGVSLAALKKALAAAGYDVDKNNSRIKLGLKSLVSKGTLVQTKGTGASGSFKLNKKASSSGEPTKPSTTKVAAKPKATGASKKSKKVTGAAAKKAVKTPKKVKKPAVTKKPSKSPKKPKAVKPKKVVKSPAKAVKPKAAKGKVTKPKTAAKPKKAAPKKK